One Malus domestica chromosome 11, GDT2T_hap1 genomic region harbors:
- the LOC103422579 gene encoding dehydrogenase FPY6, whose translation MGPHIAILGAGTFVKTQYIPRLSEISNLLVLKAIWSRTEESARSAVEIARKHFPGVECKWGDKGLEEIIADSSILGVAVVLAGQAQVDFSLRMLKAGKHVLQEKPAAASTSELETALSSYKSIVDNAPDKPIWAVAENYRFEPAFVEGRKLMTEVGDVMSIQVIVEGSMNSSNPYFSSSWRRDFAGGFILDMGVHFIAGLRMLAGCELVSVSATTSHVDKTLPAPDSISSLFQLENGCSGVFVMVVSSRSPKIVWRFSGLKGTLQIERGNQDGQHGYVVLFYGSDGQSTSSFYQFSGVDEEFRAFFNDITQATLKKGTSYEAEPRMSFLEGARDVAVLEAMLESGTKQGAPVQVKKF comes from the exons ATGGGACCCCATATTGCCATTCTTGGAGCTGGAACCTTCGTGAAGACCCAATACATTCCACGGCTCTCTGAGATCTCCAACCTCCTCGTTCTCAAAGCCATTTGGAGCCGCACGGAG GAATCTGCTAGATCTGCTGTTGAGATTGCTCGGAAGCATTTTCCAGGAGTAGAATGCAAATGGGGTGATAAGGGCCTTGAAGAAATTATTGCAGATAGTTCGATTCTTGGTGTTGCAGTTGTTTTAGCTGGCCAAGCTCAG GTTGATTTCTCATTGAGGATGCTCAAGGCAGGGAAGCATGTGCTTCAAG AGAAACCTGCGGCAGCTT CTACAAGCGAATTGGAAACTGCGCTGTCAAGTTATAAGTCAATTGTTGATAATGCCCCTGACAAACCAATTTGGGCTGTTGCAGAAAATTATAGATTTGAACCTGCATTTGTTGAG GGAAGGAAACTAATGACTGAAGTTGGAGATGTGATGAGCATCCAAGTTATTGTTGAAGGATCAATGAACAGTTCGAACCCTTACTTCTCAAGCTCCTGGAGGCGTGATTTTGCT GGAGGTTTCATTCTGGATATGGGAGTACATTTCATCGCAGGACTGAGGATG CTTGCTGGATGTGAGTTAGTATCTGTGTCAGCTACAACCTCTCATGTTGACAAGACCTTGCCGGCACCAGATAGCATTTCCTCTCTCTT TCAACTGGAGAATGGATGTTCAGGGGTTTTTGTGATGGTGGTCTCCTCAAGGTCACCAAAG ATAGTTTGGCGATTTTCTGGCTTGAAGGGGACGCTGCAAATTGAGCGTGGGAACCAAGATGGACAGCATGGCTACGTG GTTTTATTTTATGGTTCTGATGGACAAAGCACAAGCTCCTTCTACCAATTTAGTGGAGTGGATGAAGAATTCAGAGCTTTCTTTAATGACATAACACAGGCCACTCTAAAG AAGGGGACTAGCTACGAAGCTGAGCCTCGCATGTCTTTTTTGGAAGGTGCCAGAGATGTTGCCGTTCTAGAGGCAATGCTTGAATCTGGAACGAAGCAAGGGGCGCCCGTTCAAGTGAAAAAGTTTTGA